The Tardiphaga alba genome includes a window with the following:
- a CDS encoding outer membrane protein — MKKFLLGTAALLAMGASASAADLAARPYTKAPAYVAAPIYNWTGFYIGGHVGGAFNGNNGFGGTTDNSDGRFLGGVQIGADYQFAPNWVIGVEGQYSWLGNNNTNVAFQPAPPATFSTYNLNQKAIASVTGRLGYTWGPALLYVKGGWAYQDVSETLVAGVAGAPIAFDGGTKKNGYTVGAGLEYLFTQNWSGKVEYQYYDFGSTTLQPAVTGLGTAVSSKNDTHTVKAGLNYRFNWGGPVVAKY; from the coding sequence ATGAAGAAGTTCCTGCTGGGCACCGCTGCCCTCCTCGCGATGGGCGCTTCGGCTTCGGCCGCTGACCTCGCCGCTCGTCCCTACACCAAGGCTCCGGCTTACGTCGCTGCCCCGATCTACAACTGGACCGGCTTCTACATCGGCGGTCACGTCGGTGGCGCCTTCAACGGCAACAACGGCTTCGGCGGCACCACCGACAACTCGGATGGTCGCTTCCTCGGCGGTGTGCAGATCGGCGCTGACTACCAGTTCGCTCCGAACTGGGTGATCGGTGTTGAAGGTCAGTACAGCTGGCTCGGCAACAACAACACGAACGTTGCTTTCCAGCCCGCTCCTCCGGCGACCTTCTCGACCTACAACCTGAACCAGAAGGCTATCGCCTCGGTGACCGGCCGTCTCGGCTACACCTGGGGTCCCGCACTGCTCTACGTGAAGGGCGGCTGGGCTTATCAGGACGTCAGCGAAACCCTGGTGGCTGGCGTTGCCGGCGCTCCGATCGCATTCGACGGCGGCACCAAGAAGAACGGCTACACCGTTGGCGCCGGTCTCGAATACCTGTTCACCCAGAACTGGTCGGGCAAGGTTGAATACCAGTACTACGATTTCGGCAGCACCACCCTGCAGCCGGCTGTCACTGGTCTCGGCACCGCCGTTTCGTCCAAGAACGACACCCACACCGTCAAGGCCGGCCTGAACTACCGTTTCAACTGGGGCGGCCCGGTTGTCGCGAAGTACTAA
- a CDS encoding outer membrane protein, protein MKNILLATVAISTLGTMTAASAADLAARPYTKAPPMIAAVYDWSGFYIGANGGWGTTRKCWDLNNLVGIPVAPALGEGCHDANGGTVGGQIGYRWQSSAWVFGLEAQGNWADFKGSNTSLQLLSTNESKVDAFGLFTGQLGYAWNNTLLYVKGGAGVTSDKYTGYTLAGAAFDGGRETRWGGTVGVGLEYGFTPNWSFGVEYNHIFLGDRDVGLTSTGLLFAAGTPSRTERISQDVDIVTARINYRFGGPVVARY, encoded by the coding sequence ATGAAGAACATCCTTCTTGCGACTGTTGCGATCAGCACATTGGGTACCATGACAGCTGCTTCGGCAGCGGATCTGGCCGCAAGGCCCTACACCAAAGCACCACCGATGATCGCCGCAGTCTATGACTGGAGCGGCTTTTACATCGGCGCCAATGGCGGCTGGGGCACGACCCGCAAATGCTGGGACTTGAACAATCTCGTCGGCATACCCGTCGCGCCCGCGCTCGGCGAAGGCTGCCATGACGCGAACGGCGGCACGGTCGGCGGCCAGATCGGCTATCGCTGGCAGTCCAGCGCATGGGTGTTCGGCCTCGAGGCGCAGGGCAACTGGGCCGACTTCAAGGGCTCCAATACAAGCCTGCAACTGCTCTCCACCAACGAGTCGAAGGTGGATGCGTTCGGGCTTTTTACCGGCCAGCTGGGCTATGCTTGGAACAACACGCTGCTCTATGTGAAGGGCGGCGCCGGCGTCACCTCCGACAAATACACCGGCTACACTCTGGCCGGCGCAGCCTTCGACGGCGGCCGCGAAACCCGCTGGGGCGGAACGGTTGGCGTTGGCCTCGAGTATGGCTTTACGCCGAACTGGTCATTTGGCGTCGAATACAACCATATATTTCTTGGCGACCGAGATGTCGGCCTGACCTCCACTGGCCTCCTGTTTGCGGCTGGCACACCGAGCCGTACCGAACGCATCAGCCAGGACGTCGATATCGTTACCGCCCGCATCAACTACCGCTTCGGCGGTCCCGTGGTTGCAAGATACTAG
- the uvrA gene encoding excinuclease ABC subunit UvrA, which produces MDEIIKAKRQQAAANARSITIRGAREHNLKNVDLTIPRDKLVVFTGLSGSGKSSLAFDTIYAEGQRRYVESLSAYARQFLEMMQKPDVDQIDGLSPAISIEQKTTSKNPRSTVGTVTEIYDYMRLLWARVGIPYSPATGLPIESQTVSMMVDRVLAMPEGTRLYLLAPVVRGRKGEYRKEFAEYLKKGFQRIKVDGTFHELAEAPTLDKKFPHDIDVVVDRIVVRPDIGQRLAESFETALKLAEGLAVIEYADAPAAAAEEPAKDSKKKVAKIHDKTGAERILFSEKFACPVSGFTIPEVEPRLFSFNNPYGACPKCGGLGVEQTIDADLVIPDRELTLRKGAIAPWAKSSSPYYLQTLTALGKHYKFTLDTKWKDLPKKTQNVLLHGSGDDEIKFSYEDGVRSYDTKKPFEGVVTNIDRRFRETESEWAREELGKYFSDVPCDACEGYRLKPEALSVKIGGMHIGSISEMSVRKAGDWFETVPKLLNKQQNEIAVRILKEIRERLSFLLDVGLNYLTLARSSGTLSGGESQRIRLASQIGSGLTGVLYVLDEPSIGLHQRDNARLLDTLRRLRDLGNTVIVVEHDEDAVIAADYVVDVGPGAGTHGGNIVAQGTPAEVMKNPKSLTGKYLTGEMSVPVPERRPPNHRRTIKVINARGNNLKNVSAELPLGLFTAITGVSGGGKSTLLIDTLYKAIARKLNGASEGAAPHDRIEGLEHIDKIIEIDQSPIGRTPRSNPATYTGAFTPIREWFAGLPESKARGYEAGRFSFNVKGGRCEACQGDGVIKIEMHFLPDVYVTCDTCKGKRYNRETLEVLFKGKSIADVLDMTVEEAAEFFKAVPRVRETFKTLHRVGLDYIHVGQQATTLSGGEAQRVKLAKELSKRATGRTLYILDEPTTGLHFHDVAKLLEVLHELVEQGNTVVVIEHNLEVIKTADWVIDLGPEGGDGGGEIVAWGPPEDIVKAPRSYTGQFLKPVLAKAGKTKKRKVTGEAAE; this is translated from the coding sequence ATGGACGAGATCATCAAGGCGAAGCGGCAGCAGGCCGCGGCGAACGCACGCAGCATCACCATTCGCGGCGCCCGCGAGCACAATCTCAAAAATGTCGATCTGACCATTCCGCGCGACAAGCTGGTGGTCTTCACGGGACTGTCCGGCTCCGGCAAATCCTCCCTCGCCTTCGATACGATCTATGCTGAAGGCCAGCGCCGCTATGTGGAGTCGCTGTCGGCTTACGCGCGCCAGTTCCTGGAGATGATGCAGAAGCCCGATGTGGACCAGATCGATGGCCTCTCACCCGCGATCTCCATCGAGCAGAAGACCACTTCGAAAAATCCGCGCTCGACCGTCGGCACCGTCACCGAGATCTACGATTATATGCGCCTGCTCTGGGCGCGTGTCGGCATTCCCTATTCGCCAGCCACCGGCCTGCCGATCGAAAGCCAGACCGTGTCCATGATGGTGGACCGCGTATTGGCGATGCCGGAAGGCACGCGGCTCTATCTGCTGGCGCCGGTGGTGCGCGGCCGCAAGGGCGAGTACCGCAAGGAATTCGCCGAATATCTCAAGAAGGGTTTTCAGCGCATCAAGGTGGACGGCACCTTCCACGAACTCGCGGAAGCGCCGACGCTGGACAAGAAGTTTCCGCACGACATCGACGTGGTGGTCGATCGCATCGTGGTGCGCCCCGATATCGGCCAGCGTCTCGCCGAAAGCTTTGAGACCGCGCTGAAACTCGCCGAAGGCCTTGCCGTCATCGAATACGCCGATGCGCCTGCTGCCGCCGCGGAAGAACCCGCGAAAGACAGCAAGAAGAAGGTCGCCAAAATCCATGACAAGACCGGCGCCGAGCGTATCCTGTTCTCGGAAAAATTCGCCTGCCCGGTCTCCGGCTTCACCATTCCGGAAGTCGAACCGCGGCTGTTCTCGTTCAACAATCCCTACGGCGCCTGCCCGAAATGCGGCGGCCTTGGCGTCGAGCAGACCATCGATGCCGATCTCGTCATTCCCGACAGGGAGCTGACACTGCGCAAGGGTGCCATCGCGCCCTGGGCGAAGTCGTCCTCACCGTATTATCTCCAGACGCTCACCGCGCTCGGCAAGCACTACAAGTTCACGCTCGACACCAAGTGGAAGGACCTGCCGAAGAAGACGCAGAACGTCCTGCTGCACGGCTCCGGCGATGACGAGATCAAGTTCTCCTATGAGGATGGCGTCCGCTCCTACGACACCAAGAAGCCGTTTGAAGGCGTGGTCACCAATATCGATCGCCGCTTTCGCGAGACGGAAAGCGAATGGGCGCGCGAGGAGCTCGGCAAGTATTTTTCCGACGTTCCCTGCGACGCCTGCGAGGGCTATCGCCTGAAGCCGGAAGCGCTGTCGGTGAAGATCGGCGGCATGCATATCGGCAGCATCTCGGAAATGTCGGTGCGCAAGGCCGGCGACTGGTTCGAGACCGTACCCAAGCTGTTGAACAAGCAGCAGAACGAAATCGCCGTTCGCATCCTGAAGGAGATCCGCGAGCGCCTCTCCTTCCTGCTCGATGTCGGCCTGAACTATCTCACCCTCGCCCGCTCCTCCGGCACGCTATCCGGCGGCGAGAGCCAGCGCATCCGCCTCGCCTCGCAGATCGGCTCCGGCCTCACCGGCGTACTCTATGTGCTGGACGAGCCCTCCATCGGCCTGCATCAGCGCGACAATGCGCGGCTGCTGGATACGCTGCGGCGGCTGCGCGATCTCGGCAACACCGTGATCGTAGTCGAGCACGACGAGGACGCTGTCATCGCAGCGGACTATGTGGTGGACGTTGGCCCAGGCGCCGGCACCCATGGCGGCAATATCGTCGCCCAGGGCACGCCCGCCGAGGTGATGAAAAATCCGAAGTCGCTGACCGGCAAATATCTCACCGGCGAAATGTCGGTGCCCGTGCCGGAGCGTCGTCCGCCGAACCATCGCCGCACCATCAAGGTGATCAATGCGCGTGGCAACAATCTGAAGAATGTTTCGGCGGAATTGCCGCTCGGCCTGTTCACCGCCATCACCGGCGTCTCCGGCGGCGGCAAGTCCACTCTGCTGATCGACACGCTCTACAAGGCCATTGCGCGCAAACTCAACGGCGCCAGCGAAGGCGCGGCACCTCATGATCGCATCGAGGGTCTCGAACATATCGACAAGATCATCGAGATCGACCAGTCGCCGATCGGCCGCACGCCGCGCTCCAATCCCGCGACCTATACCGGCGCCTTCACGCCGATCCGCGAGTGGTTTGCCGGCCTGCCGGAGAGCAAGGCACGCGGCTATGAGGCTGGTCGCTTCTCCTTCAACGTCAAGGGCGGCCGCTGCGAGGCCTGCCAGGGCGATGGCGTCATCAAGATCGAGATGCACTTCCTGCCCGACGTTTATGTCACTTGCGACACCTGCAAAGGCAAACGCTACAATCGCGAGACGCTGGAAGTCCTGTTCAAGGGCAAGTCCATCGCCGACGTGCTCGACATGACCGTCGAGGAAGCCGCCGAATTCTTCAAGGCGGTGCCGCGCGTGCGCGAAACTTTTAAAACCTTGCATCGCGTCGGGTTGGACTACATTCACGTTGGCCAGCAGGCGACTACGCTTTCAGGCGGCGAAGCGCAGCGCGTGAAGCTGGCGAAGGAATTGAGCAAGCGCGCCACCGGCCGCACGCTCTATATCCTGGACGAGCCAACCACCGGCCTGCATTTCCACGATGTCGCAAAACTGCTGGAAGTGCTTCATGAGTTGGTGGAGCAAGGCAACACGGTGGTGGTGATTGAGCACAATCTCGAAGTCATCAAGACCGCCGACTGGGTCATTGATCTCGGCCCCGAAGGCGGCGACGGCGGCGGCGAAATCGTCGCCTGGGGCCCGCCAGAAGATATCGTCAAGGCGCCGCGCAGCTATACAGGGCAATTCCTGAAGCCGGTGCTGGCGAAAGCTGGGAAGACGAAAAAGCGCAAGGTGACGGGGGAAGCGGCGGAGTAG
- a CDS encoding DUF5615 family PIN-like protein yields MRFLVDAQFPPALADALRAEGHDAIHVADLNMLAATDAAIWDQAITASATLVTKDRDFTLLRAARRNGPSIVWIRVGNTGNGALIAAVLQSMSKLLKALKRGDMIVELAK; encoded by the coding sequence ATGCGCTTCCTGGTGGATGCTCAGTTTCCACCAGCACTGGCCGACGCTTTGCGAGCCGAAGGGCATGACGCAATACATGTGGCCGATCTAAACATGCTTGCCGCCACAGACGCGGCGATATGGGATCAGGCGATCACGGCGTCCGCAACGTTGGTGACCAAGGATCGTGATTTCACTTTGCTTCGCGCGGCACGACGCAATGGACCCTCCATTGTTTGGATCCGTGTCGGTAACACTGGCAACGGTGCATTGATTGCTGCCGTCCTGCAATCGATGTCCAAATTGCTTAAAGCATTGAAGCGCGGCGATATGATCGTGGAGCTTGCAAAGTAG
- a CDS encoding DUF433 domain-containing protein has protein sequence MSDLLERITIDPERMHGRPCIRGLRVTVADILSLLAAGETREQILADYPYLESPDIDAALAFAASLADRSIIAAE, from the coding sequence ATGTCAGATTTGCTGGAGCGGATCACGATTGATCCCGAGCGCATGCACGGAAGGCCCTGCATCCGCGGTCTACGGGTCACCGTCGCTGATATTTTATCGCTTCTCGCTGCCGGAGAAACGCGCGAGCAAATTCTGGCTGACTATCCCTATCTTGAAAGTCCGGACATCGACGCTGCATTGGCATTTGCTGCCAGTCTCGCCGATCGATCCATCATCGCGGCGGAATAA
- a CDS encoding HAD-IA family hydrolase has translation MDGTLSDSFPWFLSVINAVADKHKFQRVTKDRVEDMRSVGANELIRMLGVARWRIPLIARDMRKMKAEQIDRIALFPGVDRMFDELKARGVTIAVVSSDTEDNVRAVLDQLEDQVSYFACAAGLFGKTAKFQRILDLTGISVDDTLSIGDEIRDIEAAREAGVDFGAVSWGYTSAAALNARAPTFMFSRMDDVTVALTSPRG, from the coding sequence ATGGATGGAACGCTGTCTGACAGCTTTCCGTGGTTTCTCAGCGTCATCAATGCCGTGGCTGACAAGCACAAGTTTCAGCGTGTCACCAAGGATCGCGTCGAGGACATGCGGAGCGTCGGCGCCAATGAGCTGATCCGTATGCTCGGCGTCGCGCGGTGGCGCATTCCGCTGATCGCGCGCGACATGCGCAAGATGAAAGCGGAGCAGATCGATCGCATCGCGCTGTTTCCCGGCGTCGATCGCATGTTCGATGAGCTGAAGGCGCGAGGTGTGACCATTGCCGTGGTCTCCTCCGACACCGAGGACAATGTGCGCGCCGTGCTCGACCAGCTCGAGGACCAGGTGTCTTATTTCGCCTGCGCCGCCGGCCTGTTCGGCAAGACCGCGAAATTCCAGCGCATCCTCGATCTGACCGGCATTTCGGTGGACGATACGCTGTCCATCGGTGACGAGATCCGCGACATCGAAGCCGCCCGCGAGGCTGGCGTCGATTTCGGTGCGGTGTCATGGGGCTATACAAGCGCCGCGGCGCTCAATGCACGCGCGCCGACTTTCATGTTCTCGCGGATGGACGACGTCACTGTCGCCTTGACGTCGCCGCGGGGCTGA
- a CDS encoding GNAT family N-acetyltransferase — protein sequence MTDTLTASAVRDNKSANRFELPVDGSIAFANYRTAGDRVIITHTETPPALRGRGIASELVKGALGLIRADGNKVVAGCSFVVDYLEQHPEYADIKG from the coding sequence ATGACCGACACCCTCACCGCCTCCGCCGTACGCGACAACAAGAGCGCCAACCGCTTCGAGCTGCCTGTGGATGGCAGCATCGCCTTTGCCAATTATCGCACGGCCGGCGATCGCGTGATCATCACGCATACGGAGACGCCGCCGGCTTTGCGTGGTCGCGGTATCGCATCGGAGCTGGTCAAAGGCGCCCTGGGATTGATCCGGGCGGATGGAAACAAGGTCGTGGCTGGATGCAGTTTTGTAGTCGATTATCTCGAGCAGCATCCTGAATACGCGGATATCAAGGGCTGA
- a CDS encoding fumarylacetoacetate hydrolase family protein, with protein MDLIDRRTLVAGGAVALTASAMGGEAAQAQAGPKSIFKVDAITIPIVGETDVFPVRRIYCIGRNYAAHSREMGSDPTREPPFFFQKPTDAIQNVKTGEVADHPYPSLTKNYHYEVELVAALKSGGTNIPVDKALDHVYGYALGLDMTRRDLQRAMGDEKKPWEIGKSFDHGAVIGPLHPVSKTGHMAKGPISLAVNGAVKQSSDLDKMIWSVAEQISKLSEAFELKAGDIIYSGTPENVGPVVKGDVLLCKLQGLPDMSIKIV; from the coding sequence ATGGATCTGATTGATCGTCGGACACTCGTCGCCGGCGGTGCTGTCGCGCTGACCGCAAGTGCCATGGGCGGAGAGGCCGCGCAGGCACAGGCCGGCCCCAAAAGCATCTTCAAGGTCGATGCCATCACGATCCCCATCGTTGGCGAAACCGATGTCTTTCCGGTCCGGCGTATCTATTGCATCGGCCGCAACTACGCAGCGCATTCGCGCGAGATGGGATCCGACCCCACGCGCGAGCCACCGTTCTTCTTCCAGAAGCCGACCGATGCGATCCAGAACGTGAAGACCGGCGAGGTGGCTGATCACCCTTATCCGTCACTGACCAAGAACTATCACTATGAGGTTGAGCTCGTTGCTGCGCTGAAATCCGGAGGCACCAATATCCCGGTCGATAAAGCGCTCGATCACGTCTATGGCTACGCTCTCGGCCTCGACATGACGCGTCGGGATCTTCAGCGTGCGATGGGAGACGAGAAGAAGCCGTGGGAGATCGGCAAGAGTTTTGATCATGGTGCGGTGATCGGTCCGCTGCATCCGGTGAGCAAGACAGGGCACATGGCGAAGGGACCGATCTCGCTGGCGGTGAATGGTGCCGTGAAGCAGAGCTCGGATCTCGACAAGATGATCTGGAGCGTCGCCGAGCAGATCTCGAAACTGTCGGAAGCGTTCGAACTGAAGGCCGGTGATATCATCTATTCCGGCACGCCGGAGAATGTCGGTCCGGTGGTGAAAGGCGATGTGCTGCTGTGCAAGCTGCAGGGCCTGCCGGATATGTCGATCAAGATTGTCTGA
- a CDS encoding DUF3597 domain-containing protein — MSIFGKIMGAIFGSSASAAAPGAAPAAGGAAAPAGGAAPAATVDVAPILDAAVKAKGEKLEWRTSIVDLMKALDIDSSLSARKELAKELGYTGDTSDSASMNIWLHKQVMTKLAANGGKLPDDLK, encoded by the coding sequence ATGAGCATTTTTGGAAAGATCATGGGCGCGATTTTCGGCAGCAGCGCCAGCGCTGCAGCTCCCGGCGCTGCCCCCGCCGCTGGCGGTGCGGCGGCCCCGGCCGGAGGCGCGGCACCGGCGGCGACCGTGGACGTGGCGCCAATTCTCGATGCCGCTGTGAAGGCCAAGGGCGAGAAGCTGGAATGGCGCACCTCCATTGTCGATCTGATGAAGGCGCTGGACATCGACAGCAGCCTCAGCGCGCGCAAGGAGCTGGCCAAGGAACTCGGCTATACTGGTGACACCAGCGACAGTGCCAGCATGAATATCTGGCTGCACAAGCAGGTAATGACCAAACTCGCGGCCAATGGCGGCAAGCTGCCGGACGATCTCAAGTAA
- a CDS encoding DUF2189 domain-containing protein, translating to MASSYTGNTTDLVRLDDVRTAPRVYAITPSDLADALRLGWEDFKAVPSHAIMLCLIYPAIGIVLARTVLGYSILPLLFPLAAGFALLGPFAAIGLYELSRRRETGEDASAWHALDVTRSPSFGAMLALGLALLVLFLTWIATAQAIYVSTFGNAPASEIPSFLSQVLTTSQGWQLIFVGCGTGLMFALVALGVSAVSFPLMLDRHASVMDAVTTSLRVVARNPATMAIWGVIVAALLVLGSLPFFLGLAVVIPLLGHATWRLYRMVVERNPNPPILPERSTTRRHAADFPVSLFKGRRET from the coding sequence ATGGCCTCTTCTTATACTGGCAATACCACCGACCTCGTCCGTCTCGACGATGTCCGCACGGCGCCCCGCGTCTACGCCATCACGCCCTCGGATCTCGCCGATGCCCTGCGGCTCGGCTGGGAGGATTTCAAGGCGGTGCCGAGCCACGCCATCATGCTGTGCCTGATCTATCCCGCGATCGGCATCGTGCTGGCGCGCACGGTGCTCGGCTATTCGATCCTGCCGCTGCTGTTTCCCCTCGCGGCAGGTTTCGCACTGCTCGGGCCGTTCGCAGCCATCGGCCTCTATGAACTCAGCCGCCGCCGCGAGACGGGCGAGGATGCATCGGCCTGGCATGCGCTTGACGTGACGCGTTCGCCGTCCTTCGGCGCCATGCTTGCACTCGGCCTCGCATTGCTGGTGCTGTTCCTGACCTGGATCGCCACGGCGCAGGCGATCTACGTTTCCACTTTCGGCAATGCCCCCGCCTCGGAAATTCCGAGCTTCCTGTCGCAAGTGCTGACGACATCGCAAGGCTGGCAGCTCATCTTCGTCGGCTGCGGCACCGGTCTGATGTTCGCGCTTGTCGCCTTGGGCGTCAGCGCCGTGTCATTTCCGCTAATGCTCGATCGCCATGCGAGCGTGATGGACGCCGTGACCACATCGCTGCGCGTGGTCGCGCGCAATCCGGCGACGATGGCCATATGGGGCGTCATCGTGGCCGCCCTGCTTGTGCTGGGCTCGCTGCCCTTCTTCCTTGGACTCGCCGTCGTGATCCCGCTGCTCGGTCACGCCACCTGGCGTCTCTATCGCATGGTGGTCGAGCGCAATCCGAATCCGCCGATCCTGCCGGAGCGCAGCACGACCAGGCGACACGCAGCCGATTTCCCGGTTTCACTGTTCAAGGGACGTCGTGAAACCTGA
- a CDS encoding DUF1127 domain-containing protein has translation MLLSLIRMIQAFRDYQRNVAELSQLSDRELSDIGLDRSDIPRVASGAYNG, from the coding sequence ATGCTGCTCTCGCTTATCCGTATGATCCAGGCTTTCCGTGACTATCAGCGCAATGTTGCCGAGCTGTCGCAGCTCAGCGATCGCGAACTGTCCGACATCGGTCTCGACCGCTCTGACATTCCGCGCGTTGCCTCGGGTGCCTACAACGGTTGA